A DNA window from Aspergillus nidulans FGSC A4 chromosome V contains the following coding sequences:
- a CDS encoding uncharacterized protein (transcript_id=CADANIAT00003719), with amino-acid sequence MAQTLCQFVNHVDALQHTIAQLNKQFLPPSPTFTHHSPEDQESTDQALAVVKHTADGQYDPAGNEHIPTGPNRSSSLNHDGNQDHEDGERLACLYAEYGVDNSWHLPTNRVRTISYPLPEPQPLNGPEPTTGMALYRSLPLPTSPRAQTPAAVKAEQSKATVQGKPKGRSHSVPIMSLRSLYWYEMLDYESEPNPGSITWEESAEEDVCIEGTGPFWSEKEVGIEGYIDGRCASIVSSIDREQRSMVWETELRIFQQAHELERAKKEVARLKERIKDLQVAGRIYRDKLTMATQGIEEVKEQWRRDKSDLMDARECITWLEMQWGKDHAELLIARDYITELEKTGVQCDCWRKRKWELDVPGSTKKAKANGGNARRRSYDDFWAAQESRRSVLFS; translated from the coding sequence atggcccagACATTATGCCAGTTTGTCAATCACGTAGATGCGCTACAGCATACCATCGCGCAGCTCAACAAGCAGTTCCTCCCCCCTTCGCCAACCTTTACTCACCACAGCCCAGAGGATCAGGAGTCCACAGATCAAGCATTGGCTGTCGTCAAGCATACAGCGGACGGCCAGTACGACCCAGCAGGGAATGAACACATTCCAACAGGACCAAACCGATCCTCTAGTTTGAATCACGATGGAAACCAAGACCATGAAGACGGGGAACGACTAGCATGCCTCTACGCCGAATACGGAGTCGATAATTCCTGGCACCTGCCGACGAACCGTGTTCGGACTATCTCCTATCCTCTACCTGAGCCTCAGCCGCTGAATGGACCCGAACCTACGACAGGTATGGCACTATACAGATCCCTTCCTCTGCCCACTAGTCCGCGAGCCCAGACTCCTGCCGCAGTAAAAGCCGAGCAGAGCAAAGCCACCGTGCAAGGCAAACCCAAAGGTCGTAGTCACTCCGTTCCTATTATGAGTCTGCGGTCTCTATATTGGTACGAGATGCTCGACTATGAATCAGAGCCAAATCCCGGGTCGATAACCTGGGAGGAGTccgcagaggaagatgtaTGCATTGAAGGGACCGGTCCCTTCTGGTCCGAGAAAGAGGTAGGTATTGAGGGGTACATTGACGGCCGTTGCGCGTCTATCGTTTCTTCTATTGATAGAGAACAGAGGAGCATGGTCTGGGAAACTGAACTCAGGATATTCCAGCAGGCACACGAGCTCGAGCGGGCGAAAAAAGAAGTCGCACGGCTGAAAGAGAGGATCAAGGACCTGCAAGTTGCAGGTAGAATATACAGGGATAAGCTGACTATGGCAACCCAGGGCATTGAGGAGGTGAAAGAGCAGTGGAGGAGAGACAAATCTGACCTTATGGATGCCCGAGAGTGTATTACATGGTTAGAAATGCAGTGGGGAAAGGATCACGCTGAGCTTCTTATTGCTCGTGACTATATTACGGAACTGGAGAAAACAGGAGTTCAGTGCGACTgctggaggaaaaggaagtgGGAGCTCGACGTGCCGGgctcgacgaagaaggcgaaagCTAATGGGGGCA
- a CDS encoding uncharacterized protein (transcript_id=CADANIAT00003720): MALNLARRTAIVTGSARGIGKAIASRLARDGYSVCVNDIPSSQAAIEATVSEIKSQSQANVIGIPADVSSASSVSSLVRDTTEKLGPLTLMIANAGVSQVKPLLSVTDEDISSVMSVNFNGVFNCYTAAARQMIAQGDPKAAAGVEVYKILGAASIVAHKPFPTMGIYSASKWAVRGLTQAMAMEMAKHKITVNAYGPGIVDTKMWEAIDGGLGEIEGRAKGESLKLYSDRFIALGRTSRVEDVAGLVGGFLASRDSDYVTGQTMLVDGGIIFT; the protein is encoded by the exons ATGGCATTGAATCTGGCCCGCCGCACAGCAATCGTGACCGGCTCCGCACGCGGAAT AGGCAAGGCAATCGCCTCCCGACTTGCCCGCGATGGCTACTCCGTCTGCGTTAACGATATACCCAGCTCCCAGGCGGCAATCGAGGCAACTGTCTCTGAAATCAAATCACAATCCCAGGCAAATGTTATCGGTATCCCAGCGGACGTCTCGTCCGCGTCGTCCGTCTCCTCTCTCGTCAGAGACACTACCGAGAAGCTCGGCCCTTTGACGCTCATGATCGCCAACGCCGGGGTCTCGCAGGTCAAGCCGCTGCTATCCGTTACTGATGAGGACATCAGCAGCGTGATGTCCGTCAACTTCAACGGCGTTTTCAACTGCTATACGGCCGCGGCGCGACAGATGATCGCTCAAGGCGACCCCAAGGCGGCCGCGGGTGTCGAGGTGTACAAGATCCTCGGCGCGGCGAGTATCGTCGCGCACAAGCCGTTTCCAACAATGGGGATCTACTCAGCCAGCAAGTGGGCGGTGCGTGGGCTGACGCAGGCAATGGCCATGGAGATGGCGAAGCACAAGATCACGGTGAATGCGTATGGCCCAGGTATCGTGGACACGAAGATGTGGGAGGCGATCGATGGCGGATTGGGAGAGATCGAGGGCCGCGCAAAGGGCGAGAGTCTGAAGCTGTACTCCGACAGGTTCATCGCGCTGGGACGGACGAGCCGTGTCGAAGACGTGGCAGGCTTGGTAGGCGGGTTTCTAGCTAGCAGAGACTCGGATTATGTTACAGGACAGACGATGTTGGTTGACGGAGGGATAATTTTTACATAG
- a CDS encoding uncharacterized protein (transcript_id=CADANIAT00003721), protein MTITFSTENDTLLANNDIIFPTSWPMRFHAPRKQGSLIDSVPLAYALDVSPLPHQPGAILGDLYHLTLTLVDLQGRRATEHPVSIGIVRDINGDLQIIQVEESWHRYHRHLHQAGAKSKGKDNAPKTDAQSKKPSWWRMEAWKEYYNTHFQKPEREPCTSGSASKPGQHCTPSAGDHQRLHHDHRQRLDDWIYDKHFHSKFAGPAVVSGLLGVCAAFLAGALGFFVGKVIVSLYCYLVDRARVQTVTGRGLDEERYMEEVAELEKKRLAQMEKQSYAFGHQVVEKN, encoded by the exons ATG ACCATCACCTTCTCGACGGAGAACGACACTCTCCTGGCCAACAACGACATCATCTTTCCCACCTCATGGCCGATGCGCTTCCACGCGCCCCGAAAGCAGGGATCCCTCATCGATTCGGTGCCCCTCGCATACGCGCTTGATGTTTCTCCTCTCCCGCATCAGCCAGGCGCGATACTAGGCGATCTGTATCATCTCACGTTGACCCTGGTCGACCTGCAAGGCCGTCGCGCAACTGAACACCCGGTCTCCATCGGCATCGTCCGTGACATCAATGGTGATTTGCAGATCATCCAGGTCGAAGAGTCGTGGCATAGGTACCACCGACATCTTCACCAAGCGGGCGCTAAAAGTAAAGGAAAAGACAATGCCCCGAAGACCGACGCTcagagcaagaagcccaGCTGGTGGCGcatggaagcctggaagGAGTACTATAACACACACTTTCAAAAGCCCGAGAGAGAGCCCTGCACTTCTGGTTCTGCTTCGAAGCCCGGCCAGCACTGCACACCATCGGCCGGTGACCACCAACGCCTACACCACGACCACCGCCAGCGTCTTGACGACTGGATATACGACAAGCACTTTCACTCCAAGTTCGCGGGTCCCGCCGTCGTTTCGGGCCTCCTCGGTGTGTGTGCGGCGTTTCTGGCTGGTGCGCTGGGGTTCTTTGTAGGCAAGGTGATTGTCTCCCTTTACTGTTATCTCGTCGACAGGGCGCGGGTGCAGACCGTCACCGGGAGAGGGCTCGATGAGGAGAGGTATATGGAGGAAGTAGctgagttggagaagaagcgatTGGCGCAAATGGAAAAACAGAGCTACGCATTTGGGCATCAGGTTGTCGAGAAGAATTGA
- a CDS encoding uncharacterized protein (transcript_id=CADANIAT00003722), protein MSSDPVESITLNEKFAFTAFASITLYNSIELTILCLASFKRYQGLYFWSLLITSCSLIINSLGFVLLFFTSISPYISVTFVLLGWYSMVTGHSMVLWSRLHLVLHNPGILRAILYLIIANSIFMQIPVTVLLYGAVGPRSPTRMAFVRGYSVMERVQLVVFCVQECLLSSIYIWETAKLLRLRPQRAHRVILTQLLAINIIILILDIIVVVFQYSGLFVLQVLFKPVAYSIKLRLEFAILGRLVQVVSGESTGSSVRTLNEAPVWSGPGLSGDQEPYATANETREVNWRSSGTGHANGMQNGTGNRNSWPPSTTFIQEGCLDHQGFHRQCASVDGYRIVQVANAEQPVLSLGISILLVGLDRLQTIYGTQLEIQGMT, encoded by the exons ATGTCCTCCGATCCTGTCGAATCAATCACCCTCAACGAGAAATTCGCCTTCACCGCATTCGCAAGCATCACCCTCTACAACTCCATCGAGCTGACTATCCTATGTCTTGCCTCCTTCAAACGCTATCAGGGCCTCTACTTCTGGTCCCTGCTCATCACATCATGCAGTCTCATCATCAATAGCTTGGGCTTCgtcctgctcttcttcacctccatAAGTCCCTATATATCCGTTACCTTTGTCCTGCTCGGGTGGTACTCCATGGTAACCGGCCACTCGATGGTGCTGTGGTCGCGGCTGCACTTGGTCCTTCATAACCCCGGCATCCTCCGCGCGATCCTCTACCTGATTATCGCCAATTCAATCTTTATGCAAATCCCAGTCACGGTTTTGCTATATGGCGCCGTCGGGCCCCGGTCGCCGACACGGATGGCATTCGTGCGCGGGTACAGCGTCATGGAACGCGTCcagctcgtcgtcttctgcgtCCAGGAGTGTCTTCTGTCCTCCATTTATATCTGGGAAACAGCAAAGCTACTTCGACTGCGGCCGCAGCGCGCGCACCGCGTTATCCTCACGCAGCTCCtcgccatcaacatcatcatcctgATCCTagatatcatcgtcgtcgtgTTCCAGTATTCAGGACTATTTGTGCTGCAGGTTCTCTTCAAGCCTGTCGCGTATAGTATCAAGCTGAGACTCGAGTTTGCCATTCTCGGCCGTCTCGTACAAGTTGTTTCAGGCGAAAGCACCGGGTCTAGTGTGCGGACTCTGAATGAAGCGCCAGTCTGGTCGGGGCCCGGGTTGTCAGGCGACCAAGAACCATATGCAACAGCGAATGAGACCAGGGAGGTGAATTGGAGATCGAGTGGGACTGGTCATGCGAACGGTATGCAAAATGGAACTGGTAATAGGAACTCAT GGCCGCCTTCTACCACGTTTATCCAGGAG GGTTGCTTGGATCACCAGGGGTTTCACCGGCAGTGCGCCTCTGTGGATGGCTATAGGATTGTCCAAGTGGCAAATGCAGAGCAGCCGGTCTTAAGCTTGGGAATCTCCATACTGCTGGTGGGACTGGACAGACTGCAGACTATATATGGAACCCAGCTAGAGATTCAGGGCATGACCTAG
- a CDS encoding MDR family MFS transporter (transcript_id=CADANIAT00003723), whose product MDSTSRSPTQLPEPPSSAQNAESSIATPTSTAQLLPNSTDKHRALDRSPNTNDTGAGPGPAPSAGQEAQEAAPEEWISGVPLLLVNTGVTLVIFLMLLDTSIISTAVPKITNQFHSLDDVAWYGSAYTLARYEVLAIQTTHLGADLDASCALQPLTGKFYTHFKSKIVFLTFFGVFELGSIICGVANSSTALIIGRAVSGMGTSVLPTSLAEGAQLLTVLGVAALIGIMMGVSQLGLVLGPLVGGSFTTYTTWRWCFYINLPIGGLVAILLIFTRVPEQRRKPPALSVLPTLHKTLDLVGFVLFAPAAIMFLLALEYGGNEYPWSSSRVIGLFVGAGATALVFLGWEYRKGKEAMIPFHLLTIRIAYTSYIATGVMFGLAMAIAYYVPIYFQAVRDNSALMSGVDFLPYVLGQLVAAVITGVLIGRLGYYLPFAIVGAILSAVGSGLFSLLSPTTSTVAWAAYQIILGLGRGASTQPTLLAVQNGVAADDLSTAMAILTFSQTFGGSVFLAVASVIFSEGLKSQIPRYAPGVNPQQVIAAGATGFRDIIGGEDLKGVLRGYSRAINWVFYFVVGLSVVQFGVSWGIGWVDIRPKAKEETKKNGSEDGKAIDEEKGVA is encoded by the exons ATGGATAGCACCTCTAGATCACCCACACAGCTCCCGGAGCCGCCGTCTAGCGCACAGAATGCCGAGAGCAGTATAGCAACGCCGACATCGACTGCGCAGCTGCTGCCCAACTCCACAGACAAACACCGCGCGCTCGACCGTAGCCCTAATACTAACGATACTGGCGCTGGGCCTGGCCCAGCGCCCAGCGCAGGCCAAGAGGCCCAGGAGGCCGCTCCTGAGGAGTGGATCAGCGGAGtcccgctgctgctggtgaatACTGGAGTAACACTGGTGATATttctgatgctgctggatacCTCAATTATCTCTACG GCCGTCCCGAAGATCACTAACCAGTTCCATTCTCTGGATGATGTGGCATGGTATGGGAGTGCATATACTTTGGCTAGGTATGAAGTGTTAGCGATACAAACGACGCATCTTGGGGCTGACCTTGACGCCAGCTGCGCGTTGCAACCGCTGACCGGCAAGTTTTACACCCATTTCAAGTCCAAA ATCGTATTCCTCACCTTCTTCGGCGTTTTCGAACTTGGCTCGATCATCTGCGGTGTTGCCAACTCCTCTACGGCGCTGATCATCGGCCGCGCCGTCTCAGGCATGGGCACTTCTG TCTTGCCTACTTCCCTGGCGGAGGGTGCTCAGCTGCTGACGGTATTGGGTGTCGCAGCGCTGATTGGGATCATGATGGGTGTCTCACAGCTTGGCCTCGTCCTTGGACCGCTGGTCGGCGGTTCTTTCACGACGTACACAACCTGGCGATGGT GCTTCTACATCAATCTTCCCATCGGCGGGCTGGTGGCCATCCTGCTCATCTTCACACGCGTTCCCGAGCAACGCAGGAAGCCTCCCGCGCTCTCCGTCCTTCCAACCCTACATAAAACCCTGGACCTGGTCGGATTTGTGCTCTTCGCTCCCGCAGCGATCATGTTCCTGCTCGCCCTCGAATACGGCGGGAACGAGTACCCGTGGTCTTCGTCCAGGGTGATCGGTCTCTTTGTTGGAGCTGGTGCAACGGCCCTCGTCTTCCTGGGTTGGGAGTACCGCAAGGGCAAAGAGGCAATGATCCCATTCCATCTGCTGACGATTCGCATCGCATACACGAGCTATATCGCCACGGGTGTGATGTTCgggctggcgatggcgatcGCTTACTACGTGCCTATCTATTTCCAGGCTGTTCGAGACAACTCCGCGCTCATGAGCGGTGTTGATTTCCTCCCATATGTTCTTGGCCAACTCGTAGCGGCTGTCATCACAGGAGTTCTCA TTGGCCGACTGGGCTACTACCTCCCCTTCGCCATTGTCGGTGCAATTCTCAGCGCAGTCGGCTCCGGCCTTTTCTCCTTGCTATCCCCCACAACCTCAACTGTTGCCTGGGCGGCATACCAGATCATCCTCGGCCTTGGGCGGGGAGCATCAACGCAGCCT ACCCTTCTCGCTGTGCAAAATGGGGTAGCAGCCGACGACCTCTCAACAGCCATGGCAATTCTCACATTCAGCCAGACATTTGGAGGAAGCGTGTTCCTCGCGGTAGCGTCGGTCATCTTCTCCGAGGGGCTGAAATCGCAGATCCCGCGGTACGCGCCGGGTGTTAATCCCCAGCAGGTTATTGCAGCAGGCGCGACGGGATTTAGGGATATCATTGGGGGCGAAGATCTAAAAGGAGTTCTTAGGGGGTATTCTAGGGCTATAAATTGGGTCTTTTATTTTGTTGTCGGGCTGTCGGTTGTGCAGTTTGGTGTTAGTTGGGGAATTGGGTGGGTCGACATTCGGCCTAAGGCAAAGGAGGAAACCAAAAAGAACGGATCAGAGGACGGGAAGGCgattgatgaggagaagggggTTGCTTGA
- a CDS encoding uncharacterized protein (transcript_id=CADANIAT00003724), which yields MAEGITYIDLTFDSELPPPARPRENVPPPNLDKVGSPYHWSTFQKSFITWLSCLTTLFASFATSCFSPAAEQISSEWGVSRVAALLGITTFCCGMGFAPMLLVPLSEIVGRRPVFLGTGAVLVIFQLCCAVTRLYSGMLVARLFAGVAGSTFTTMVGGIVADMYVPRERNAPMAVFTGTALFGTGLGPLACGFIAQYTTWRWIFYMQTIIDGILALALLFFFRETRGVVILRKRAKALNRYYERLEKAGSPGMRLSQGENANDGQTHDQTRNESNVRRIRWRVAEHEARASIATTLRVSVSRAFLLLCTEPVVFFFSLWAAFSWSVMYINLAAIPLVYQSTYGFSLSSANAIFTATCAASIVSTLLSITQSILASRHERWNTIPEHRLYFACVESVLLPAGLFMFGWTSQHGDTIPWIVPTIAVGISTMGIFSIYLSVFNYLADTYVRYASSALAAQNFCRNLMNGVFPLVSRQLFKNLGYGPAASLLGGIAAGLCLVPWLLVVFGKSIRGRSRLQDNLTFNTLTAQFCIHLHRYISR from the exons CCACCCCCAGCACGCCCCAGGGAGAACGTACCCCCGCCGAATCTGGACAAGGTAGGGTCGCCCTACCACTGGTCCACGTTCCAAAAGAGCTTTATCACATGGCTCTCGTGCCTCACCACTCTTTTCGCTTCCTTTGCAACCAGCTGCTTCAGTCCGGCGGCCGAGCAGATCTCTTCCGAATGGGGCGTCAGTCGCGTCGCTGCCCTCTTGGGCATCACGACCTTTTGCTGCGGTATGGGCTTCGCGCCTATGCTTCTAGTTCCCCTATCTGAGATCGTGGGCAGGAGGCCGGTCTTCTTGGGAACGGGAGCAGTGCTCGTAATTTTTCAGCTGTGCTGCGCTGTTACAAGGCTGTACTCGGG GATGCTGGTCGCCAGGCTCTTCGCTGGCGTCGCAGGATCAACGTTCACCACAATGGTCGGCGGCATTGTGGCTGATATGTACGTGCCGCGCGAGCGGAATGCCCCCATGGCAGTCTTCACCGGCACCGCGCTGTTTGGGACGGGCCTGGGTCCGCTGGCCTGCGGGTTCATCGCGCAGTATACGACATGGCGATGGATCTTCTACATGCAGACTATTATCGACGGGATCCTTGCATTGgccctgctcttcttcttccgcgagACCCGCGGCGTTGTCATACTCCGTAAGCGAGCCAAGGCATTAAACAGGTACTACGAGCGTCTCGAGAAGGCCGGGTCCCCCGGCATGCGATTATCGCAAGGCGAAAACGCCAATGACGGCCAAACCCATGACCAGACGAGAAATGAAAGCAATGTGCGCCGAATCCGCTGGAGAGTCGCCGAGCACGAAGCACGCGCCAGCATAGCCACCACACTACGGGTATCCGTCTCCCGCGcattcctcctcctctgcacCGAGcccgtcgtcttcttcttctccctctgggCTGCATTCAGCTGGTCCGTTATGTACATCAACCTCGCCGCGATTCCGCTCGTGTACCAATCCACATACGGATTCAGCCTCTCCTCCGCAAATGCGATCTTCACCGCAACCTGCGCCGCCAGTATCGTTTCCACCCTCTTGTCCATAACCCAAAGCATTCTCGCCTCGAGGCACGAGAGATGGAACACCATTCCCGAGCACCGGCTCTACTTCGCGTGTGTCGAGAGCGTCCTCTTGCCCGCCGGGCTGTTTATGTTCGGCTGGACGTCGCAGCACGGCGATACGATCCCATGGATTGTGCCGACTATAGCCGTAGGGATCTCGACGATGGGGATCTTCTCGATCTACCTCTCCGTGTTCAATTACCTGGCTGACACGTACGTCCGCTACGCGAGCTCTGCGCTGGCGGCGCAGAATTTCTGCCGGAATCTCATGAACGGGGTGTTTCCCTTGGTGTCCAGGCAGCTGTTTAAGAATCTAGGGTACGGGCCTGCAGCAAGTCTGCTGGGAGGCATTGCCGCTGGGCTGTGTCTTGTGCCCTGGCTGTTGGTGGTCTTTGGGAAGAGCATAAGGGGGCGAAGTCG TTTGCAGGATAACTTAACATTCAACACCCTGACAGCGCAGTTCTGTATCCACTTGCACCGCTACATTTCAAGATAA